The genome window TTCCCCGCCGCCATCGCGTGGATGGCATAGCACGAGCGTCGCCGCGTGCTATACCCGGCGGCGATGCGCGCGGTGTCGCTCCTGCCCGCCGCGACCGAGATCGTCGCGGCGCTCGGCTGCCTCGACGCGCTCGCGGCCGTGAGCCACGAGTGCGACTGGCCGGCCGAAGTGCAGGCGAAGCCGCGCATCACCCGCTGCGAGATCCACGGCAACCGGCTGCCGAGCGGCGAGATCGACCGTTGGGTGCGCGAGACGCTGCGAGCGACCGGCACGCTCTACACGATGGACGAGGCGCTGCTGCGCCGGATCGCGCCCGACGTCATCCTCACGCAGCGTCTGTGCGACGTGTGCGCCGTCGGCTACGGGAGCGTGGTCGCCCTCGCGGCGACGCTGCCGGGGCCGCCGCGCGTCGTGAGCCTCGAGCCGCAGCGGCTCGCCGACGTCTTCCAGGACATCCGCAACGTCGGCGGCGCCCTCGGCGTTCCGGAGCGTGCAGCGAGCATCGTGACGGCGCTCGAAGGCCGCCTCGCGGCCGTGCGGCGCAAGAGCGGATCGCTGCCGCGGCGGCGCTGCGTGCTGCTCGAGTGGATCGACCCGCCGTTTCGCACCGGCCATTGGGGGCCCGAGGTCGTCGAGATCGCGGGCGGCACGGATCCCATCGGCGTCGCCGGGGAGGACGCCGCCAAGGTCCCGTGGGCGGCGGTCCGCGATGCGCGGCCCGAGGCGATCGTGCTCGCGTGCTGCGGCTTCGACATCCCGCGCACGCTGGCGGACGTGGAGATCCTGCGCGGCTACGACGGCTGGAGCGATCTCCCGGCCGTGCGCGGCGGCGAGGTGTGGGCGGTCGACGGATCGGCGTACTTCAGCCGGCCGGGGCCGCGTCTCGTCGACAGCGCCGAGCTGCTCGCGCAGTGCCTGCACCCGGGGACGTTCGGTGTGCCGCCTCCGGAGCGGGCCGCGCGCGTCACGTCGGCTACCTGATCGACTCGACCGCGCAGGTGGTGCCGGAGACGGGATTGCCGGCCGCGTCCGAAGAGGACACCACCGTGCAGGTGACCGCGGAGAGCGGCACGTTCGTTCCCGCCGTGCAGTCGAACCGGACGTCGAGCCATGCGCCCGGTCCGAAGGTCACGCCGCCGACGAGGACGTAGACCAGCCGTCATACCGGTTCGCTGCTAGCGCACCGGTCGCAACGGCGTCGAGGCTCGAAGGCCGCCGCGCGCGGCTCTTCACCAGATCGTCACGTGGCTTCAATCGCGCGCGCGGCCACCCGGTGAGGCGCCGCCGACCTTCAGCTCGTGCGGCAGCTCGACGCTCATGATGCTGTGGTGGCGACTGTAGCCGAAGTAGATGACGAACCCGATGAGGAGCCACACCGCGAGCCGCAACCAGTTCTCCCATCCGAGCGAGAACATCATGGCGAGGTTCATGAGGATGCCCGCGATCGGCACCAACGGCACCCACGGGGTGCGGAAGGGACGCGCCACGTTCGGGTTCGTGCGCCGCATGACGATGACCGCCGCGCACACGATGACGAACGCCATGAGCGTGCCGATGTTGACGAGGTCGGCGAGGAGCTTCAGCGGGAAGATCGCCGCGATCGTCGCCACGAGGATGCCGGTGAGGATCGTCGCCTTGTGGGGCGTGCGGAAGCGCGGGTGGACGGCCGCGAAGAAGCTCTTCGGGATGAGCCCGTCGCGCGCCATCGCGAGCAGGACGCGCGCCTGTGAGAGGAGCAGCACGAG of Candidatus Eisenbacteria bacterium contains these proteins:
- a CDS encoding cobalamin-binding protein, with translation MRAVSLLPAATEIVAALGCLDALAAVSHECDWPAEVQAKPRITRCEIHGNRLPSGEIDRWVRETLRATGTLYTMDEALLRRIAPDVILTQRLCDVCAVGYGSVVALAATLPGPPRVVSLEPQRLADVFQDIRNVGGALGVPERAASIVTALEGRLAAVRRKSGSLPRRRCVLLEWIDPPFRTGHWGPEVVEIAGGTDPIGVAGEDAAKVPWAAVRDARPEAIVLACCGFDIPRTLADVEILRGYDGWSDLPAVRGGEVWAVDGSAYFSRPGPRLVDSAELLAQCLHPGTFGVPPPERAARVTSAT